The Thermotoga caldifontis AZM44c09 genomic interval CACCTTCATGTGTGGCCAGACCGCGTAACTCTGAAAGACCATCGCCACGTTCCTGTCCTTCGGTGGAACGTTCGATACGTCCCTATCGTCGAAGAATATTTTTCCTTCCGTGAGCTTTTCGAGTCCAGAAATACATCTCATCAAGGTCGTCTTTCCGCAACCGGAAGGACCGAGCAGAACGACGAAACTCCCTTCCTCGATCACCAGGTCGATCCCATCCAGTGCTTTCACGCTACCGAAGTACTTCTTCACACCTTCGATCACAACTCTTGCCATCCTACCACCTACTTCAGCGAGATTCCCCACATGGAGATCAGATATTTTCTGATCATGAATATGAACACCAGCGCGGGCACGGCCATGATCGTGCCGGCCGCGAACTTGAAATAATCTGGAGAGGCCATCGCGGTGCTGAGGATGTGTGCCGGCAAGGTTCTGTTCGTTATCGCGAGCACAGAGGCCGCGAACACCTCATTCCACGACATGATGAACGCGAAGATTGCAGACGCTGCAAGACCTGGCAACGCCAGTGGCATCGTGATCCTGACGAAGGCTCCAAACCTCGAAAGCCCGAAGACCATGCCAGCTTCTTCGTACTCAACGAAGACCCCAGAGAAGATGCTCGAAGTGATCAGCACGACGAAGGGAAGCACCATGGCTGCGTGTGCGAGACCCACACCGAGCACTGTATCAGCCAGGTTCAACCTCAGATACAGCGTCACGAGCGAGACAGCGATGACAACCAAAGGAACCGATCTCGTGAAGAGCATGACGAGCTTTATCATGTTTTTGCCACGGAATCTGTAACGCGTCAGGGCGTATCCCGCAGGAATGCCGAGCGCGAAGGAAATTCCGATCGCTATGCCCGCCACCTGCACGCTCGTGAGCAGCGCCCGCCAGCCGCCCAGGTTCACGAGCAGTTTTTGTATGTGTTCAAAGGTGAGTCTGGATGGGAGGATCTTGCTCCAGTCGTAGAAATCCGAAGCGGGTGTTAGAGATGCGAGGAATATGAAGAACAGAGGTCCAAGGAACCACAAAGAAACCGCCGTGAAAGCGAGCGCGTAGAAGAACTTTTTCATTGTCTGACACCCTCCTCGAGGTGCTTCGACCGGATCGTTCCTATGTAGAACCAGCCCACGACGAAGGTGACTAACGCTATCACGAGCGCATACGTGCTGGCGACGTTTCTGTTGTTCCTGAGAACGTACCAGTAGTAGGTCTCACCGGCGAGTACGGGGATGTCCCTTCCGGCTAAAAGCCACGCGACACCG includes:
- a CDS encoding carbohydrate ABC transporter permease, which gives rise to MKKFFYALAFTAVSLWFLGPLFFIFLASLTPASDFYDWSKILPSRLTFEHIQKLLVNLGGWRALLTSVQVAGIAIGISFALGIPAGYALTRYRFRGKNMIKLVMLFTRSVPLVVIAVSLVTLYLRLNLADTVLGVGLAHAAMVLPFVVLITSSIFSGVFVEYEEAGMVFGLSRFGAFVRITMPLALPGLAASAIFAFIMSWNEVFAASVLAITNRTLPAHILSTAMASPDYFKFAAGTIMAVPALVFIFMIRKYLISMWGISLK